In Camelus dromedarius isolate mCamDro1 chromosome 16, mCamDro1.pat, whole genome shotgun sequence, the genomic stretch GGAACCAGTTGGCCCAGGCTTCCCTGAGCAGCACTGCTCCAGGTGCGATCCAATCAGACCAGCAGCAACAGCTAGTCAGATCTGCAGATTCTCCGCACCTCCCCCACTTCCTGAATCAGAATGGCgggggctggggcccagccctCTGGGTAATTCTATTCCTCCATAACGCTTCACCGCACTATCCTGGCACTCCtagtggtggggaggaggaggtgggaataGTATGTGCAATGGAAAGGAATGCCCTCCTGGTTGGAGGGTTACAGGGGAAGGGGTGTCCTGGGATAgagtcatttaacttctcaggacctctgtttcctcatctgaagaaTGGGGTGAACACTTCCTTGCCCCCTCTCTTCTCATCACCCTCTTTTCTGTCCCCCCAACACCCCGATCGCAGTGGACCCTGACGCTGTGTGGCTGTTCCAAGGCTGGCTCTTCCAGCACCAGCCCCAGTTCTGGGGACCTGCCCAGGTTGGGGCTGTGCTGGGAGCTGTGCCCCGTGGCCGCCTCCTGGTTCTGGACCTGTTTGCTGAGATCCAGCCTGTGTACATCCGCACGGCCTCCTTCCAAGGCCAGCCCTTCATCTGGTGCATGCTGCATAACTTTGGGGGCAACCACGGCCTGTTTGGGGCCCTGGAGTCTGTGAATCGGGGCCCCACAGCCGCCCGCCTCTTCCCCAACTCCACCATGGTCGGCACGGGCATGACCCCTGAGGGCATCGGCCAGAACGAGGTGGTCTACGCCCTCatggctgagctgggctggcGGAAGGACCCAGTGGCAGATTTGGGGGCCTGGGTGACCGGCTTTGCAGCCCGGCGGTACGGGGTCTCCCATGGAGACGCAGAGGCGGCGTGGAGGCTACTTCTCAGGAGTGTCTACAACTGCTCTGGCGAGGCCTACAGTGGGCACAATTACAGCCCACTGGTCAGGCGGCCATCCCTACGGATGGTTACCACCGTCTGGTACAATCGATCAGATGTATTTGAAGCCTGGCGGCTGCTGCTAAAAGCCACTCCCACCCTGGCCACCAGCCCAGCCTTCCGCTATGACCTGGTGGACATCACACGCCAGGCGGTCCAGGAGCTTGTCAGCTTGTACTATGAAAAGGCGAGGACCGCCTATCTGAACAAGGAGCTGGTTCCCCTGATGAGGGCCGGAGGCATCCTGGCCTACGAGCTTCTGCCCGCTCTGGACAAGGTGTTGGCTAGTGACAGCCACTTCCTGCTGGGCAGCTGGCTGATGCAGGCCCGGGGGGCGGCAGTCAGTGAGACCGAGGCCCACTTCTATGAGCAGAACAGCCGCTACCAGCTGACCCTGTGGGGGCCAGAGGGCAACATCCTAGACTATGCCAACAAGCAGCTGGCCGGCCTGGTGGCTGACTACTACGCCCCCCGCTGGCGGCTCTTCATGGAGACGCTGGTGGCGAACCTGGCCCAAGGCATCCCCTTCCAACAGCACCTGTTTGACAAGAATGCCTTCCAGCTGGAGCAGACCTTCGTCCTTGGGACAAAGAGGTATCCCAGTGAGCCCCAAGGTGACACGGTGGACCTGGCCAAGAAGGTCTTCCTCAAATTCTACCCTCTGTGGGTGGCTGGCTCCTTATGACAGATTAACTACACTTGGGCCATATTCTCCCCAAACTCCAGGCCTGGGCAGCTTCCTGGGCCCTGGACCTGAACAACCGTCACAGGAATTCCCCAAGCCTGGGTGAAGGAACTCAAGACCTGCCAGTGGGATCAGCCATGGAAGGTTTGGAGGGGGTGAGCTGCCTTCCTCCACCACCCCAAATTTGGGATCAAAGAGCTGTTTTAGTACCACTTAATAAAGTGATGAATCACCTGGACCTGTGTGTCAGAATGTCAATGCCGCAGTGCCTGGGAGGACTTGGGGCTACAGACACTGATACTGGTGAGGCCCATTCTGCCTGCCCCCTCGCTTCAGCTTCCCCATTTTTAATATCCCTGACCTTTGAACTAAGAATGCCAAAGCATTTActtctacatcctcaccaacaaaCTCTGGCAACTAGAATTGTCCTTGTAGGACAGAGGCTTGCCAGGGGAAGATCTGCCCAGGGCATCTGGTGCCCACACAGGAGCCCACACCTCTTGTTTGCAAAGCTTCACCCTCCCTCTGACCTACACCCAAAGAGGGATGTTCCAAGCAATAGCCTCATCTCTGACTTGAGCTAGAGTAGGTTGTGGAGGGCCAGCCAGTGACCCATGGGAGGGCTCAGCCTTGAGATTGTGTTGTAGACATAACAAAGGGTGGGGaccccagaggggaggggaggggcaaagcAGGTGATATACATCCCAGAGACCAGAGACCAGCATTCCTGGTGCCTCTCCCTATGCACATTCGCATGGAGCGCACAGTGGTGTTCATCACTGGCTGTTCCTCTGGCATTGGCCTACACCTGGCCCTGCGTCTGGCGTCAGACCCGTCCCAGAGCTTCAAAGGTAcatgagaggaaggagagggtggtgtggagagaagggagcagcTGCTGGTCCAAGGGAGACTAGATAGTCGTAAGCCCAGAATTCAgagcctcctcctctctctgaacCTCCAGTGTATGCCACGCTGAGGGACCTGACAACACAGGGCCCACTGTGGGAGGCTGCCCGGTCCCGAGGGTGCCCCCCGGGCTCCCTGGAGACGTTGCAGCTAGATGTGAGGGACGCAGATTCCATAGCCGCTGCCCGGGCACGCGTGGCCGAGGGCCGCGTGGACGTGCTAGGTGAGCATCCCCGCAAAATATATGCAGAAGCTTTCCTCACCCTGTGTCCAAACCAAGATTTCCCGAGGCCCAGGGGGCACGAGCGgagaggcggggcggggggccgTGTGTGAGGCGGGCGAGGTGGGGTCTCTCTCTCCGCAGTGTGTAATGCAGGCCGGGGCCTGATGGGGCCGCTGGAGGTACAGAAGGCGGACGCCGTGGACTCCGTGCTGGACGTGAACCTGACAGGGACCGTGCGGATGCTGCAGGCCTTCCTGCCAGACATGAAGCGGCGCCGCTCGGGACGCATATTGGTGACCGGGAGCATGGGAGGATTGATGGGTGAGTACAAAGAGGCTGGGGTCAGAGGCGCGCAGGAGGCGAGGCTCAGCGGGAGAGGCCAGGAGTCTAATAAAAAGCGTGGTGAGACCGCTGCGGGCGCCTGGGGCTCCCAGCACATCTCCTCCGGGACGCGCCTcacagcctcctctcccctccaagcGCTTCCCTTCAACGCCGTTTACTGCGCCAGCAAGTTCGCAGTAGAAGGTTTGTGCGAGAGTCTGGCGATTCTGCTGCAGGCCTTCGGGATCCAGTGAGTCACCGCCCCGCCCCCGGGACTCTCTGAGCCCCGACTTTGGGAACCCCAGCACCCTATCTGGTTGGAGCGGCTCTCAGGCGTTCTCCCTGGCCCCTCCCTAGTGCAGCTGCAGTTTGTTGTGCGCCAATCACAGTACTAGGTGCTTGGTGCGCGTCCTCTCACTCCACCCCCCGGCCTCCGGGTGAGGTATATGTATTGTTATTGGGCagctcaggcccagagaggtttggTGAttggcccaaggccacacagctgtaAGTGGTCCAGCCAGGTTGGCATTCTGACATCAGAGCCACTTTCACACCCTTCAGATGTGGTGGCGCTTTTCGGGCAGTAAACCACGTTCGAACGCTCCGGTTATCCTAAGCGCCGGCTCCCTGCGCTTAGCCGCCCTCCCGCCCGGGCTCCCATCCGCCCCCTGCCCACTCGCTGCTCTCCGGCCCGCAGCTTGAGCCTCATCGAGTGCGGCCCGGTGCACACCGCCTTCTCCGAGAAGCTGGAGGGCGGCTTAGGCGGGGTACTGGACCACGCGGACGCCAAGACCCGCGACCTCTTCTCCCGTTACCTGCGTCACTGCGAACAGATCTTTCTTGAGGCGGCGCAGGACCCGGAGGAAGTGATCGAGGTGAGCGACGGGGCAGAGCTGCGGGAGCGGGGTCTGCGCTAGggtctccccacccagcccccgcAAGCGCGCTTCTTCCCGCCTCCCCAGGTCTTCCTCCAGGCGTTGCGCGCCCCGCGCCCGTCCCTGCGCTACTTCACCACCGAGCGTTTCCTGCCTCTGATACAGCTGCGCTTCTCCGACCCCAGCGGCTGCAGCTACGTCGCCGCCGCGCACCACTCAGTGTTCGGGGACTCGGACGGCGCGGGGGGATCGGACAGCGCCGGGGACTCGGATGGCGCCGGGGGCTCCGACAACGCCGGGAGCTCCGACTGCGCTGGGGTGGAGGCTGGAGCCGGAAAACGCTCAGCCTGAACTAGGCGCTCCTCTCGCGGCCCCGCAATAAAGGCTTGGTCCGTCGCAGTCTCCCGCGCTCTCCTTTGCGGCTCCGAGGGGTGTGCGGTTTTGGGGGGTGGAAAGGGGCTCCTGACTGCACTGCACTGTCAGAGGGTGGGTGATCAGGATAGATCGTGTTAGTCCGGGTTAAACCTGCAGAAACCAAGGCCGAGAGAGGGAATGAGCTAGCCCAGGGTCACGTCTCAAGTCCCCCGCAGGGCAGACACAAGAGTGGCCCCTGGATTCTAGAGGGGCGTCTGCAGCAGTAGGAGTTAGGCGGACTTGGGTGCGAGGAGAGTCAGCTTGTGACTTGGCTCCCACGAGTCACAGGACCTTAGGCAATGTCCTTCCCCTTTCAGAGTCGGTTTTCTTATCTGTACAATGGATATAATTCCTGTCAGAGTATGATGAGGATTAATTGAGATAATGCCCAAAAGAGCTAGTATAGAAGTCTTAATAGCAGGCGcaagctattattattactactggtggtattactattgtaattgtgttcccaaaggGAAGTCAGATGTGTAAAGAGGAAACAAGGCTAAATGAGCCAAAAGGAGACAGCCCCACTCACCCCCATCCTTGCCCACTGCCCTAGATAACATTCAGCAGGAGAGGTGCAGCCCTGGAGCTGCCTCTCACCAGGAGGTCTAGCTGAGGCTCCAGGCCTGACGAATCTGCCCAGTTTTCTGGCCTCCTTCTGGAAGGGGAAGCTAGTGGAAGGAGCTGGAGTTGCAGAGCCAATCTCCTTCTAACTTCCTTTAAGGTTGGGTGCTGGAGGAGCAATGGAGCTACAGACTATGTGGGGAGGTTGCAGGCAGAGAAAAGCGGTAGGGGTGCCCCACGAGGGGacttaataaagaaaatacattagcTGACTCGTCAGGTATGAACACACAACACTGGCTAATGGCACAGGTGACCTTTTGCAAGGCAGTAATAATGTCCAAGGGCATCCTCTATTGGAGGGTAGCTTTTGCATTAGGGACCTGAGGACAGGCTTTGTTCATTATCATTTAAGGCTTGCTGGGTGTAGTTAGTAAGGGCATCTGTGTGTGCTATAACATCCTCCAGGTCAATGGCAGGAACAAAGACAGTGGCCAAATGATTGTAGTAGTGGAAAACAGAACGTGCCCACCTGGCCttgaggagagggaggtggcagCTTTAGGAACTTGACCTGCTTGTGCCTACCACACGTTTCTGGGGAGGCAGCACTGTCAGGCATGAGGAGATGGACAGGAGGCAGGATATTCCAGACCAGGACTCCCACCATCTCCCCTCCTTTAATGATGCAAGTTCTATTCCGAGTATGTTTCAACATCTAATCTCTCACTGGTTGGGAATGCTGACGGATGCCCCTAGACTCCTTTGGCAGTTGCCTTGGGCACTGTTTAGAACACATAGGTTCTGCATTAAACAAGTCACCGTATTTCAAGGGCAATCAGGCATCCTTGGCAACCCACCATCCGACCTGGGCTCCACATTGGCTGCTCTTTCTATGCACCCAATCTGCTGTATCTACTCAAGTGTCAGTTGCTAGGGCTTGTACCCAGGCTAGCGTATCAGCTTCCTGATGGCCAGGGAAT encodes the following:
- the HSD17B1 gene encoding LOW QUALITY PROTEIN: 17-beta-hydroxysteroid dehydrogenase type 1 (The sequence of the model RefSeq protein was modified relative to this genomic sequence to represent the inferred CDS: substituted 1 base at 1 genomic stop codon), yielding MHIRMERTVVFITGCSSGIGLHLALRLASDPSQSFKGTXEEGEGGVERREQLLPPPLSEPPVYATLRDLTTQGPLWEAARSRGCPPGSLETLQLDVRDADSIAAARARVAEGRVDVLVCNAGRGLMGPLEVQKADAVDSVLDVNLTGTVRMLQAFLPDMKRRRSGRILVTGSMGGLMALPFNAVYCASKFAVEGLCESLAILLQAFGIHLSLIECGPVHTAFSEKLEGGLGGVLDHADAKTRDLFSRYLRHCEQIFLEAAQDPEEVIEVFLQALRAPRPSLRYFTTERFLPLIQLRFSDPSGCSYVAAAHHSVFGDSDGAGGSDSAGDSDGAGGSDNAGSSDCAGVEAGAGKRSA
- the NAGLU gene encoding alpha-N-acetylglucosaminidase — its product is MGAVAVAAALGLLLLATAGGSAGDEAREAAAVRELLARLLGPGPAAAFSVSVERALAAESGLDTYRLSGGGAGAQVRVLGSTGVAAAAGLHRYLRDFCGCHVAWSSSQLRLPQPLPAVPEELTEATPNRYRYYQNVCTQSYSFVWWDWAHWEREIDWMALNGINLALAWSGQEAIWQRVYLALGLTQSEIDEYFTGPAFLAWGRMGNLHTWSGPLPRSWHLKQLYLQHRILDRMRAFGMIPVLPAFAGHIPRALTRVFPQVNITQLGSWGHFNCSYSCSFLLAPEDPLFPIVGSLFLRELTKEFGTDHIYGADTFNEMQPPSSEPSYLAAATAAVYQAMITVDPDAVWLFQGWLFQHQPQFWGPAQVGAVLGAVPRGRLLVLDLFAEIQPVYIRTASFQGQPFIWCMLHNFGGNHGLFGALESVNRGPTAARLFPNSTMVGTGMTPEGIGQNEVVYALMAELGWRKDPVADLGAWVTGFAARRYGVSHGDAEAAWRLLLRSVYNCSGEAYSGHNYSPLVRRPSLRMVTTVWYNRSDVFEAWRLLLKATPTLATSPAFRYDLVDITRQAVQELVSLYYEKARTAYLNKELVPLMRAGGILAYELLPALDKVLASDSHFLLGSWLMQARGAAVSETEAHFYEQNSRYQLTLWGPEGNILDYANKQLAGLVADYYAPRWRLFMETLVANLAQGIPFQQHLFDKNAFQLEQTFVLGTKRYPSEPQGDTVDLAKKVFLKFYPLWVAGSL